A genomic region of Anas acuta chromosome 1, bAnaAcu1.1, whole genome shotgun sequence contains the following coding sequences:
- the SIK1 gene encoding serine/threonine-protein kinase SIK1 — protein sequence MVIMSEYAALPAAKPAQQRPLRVGFYDIERTLGKGNFAVVKLARHRVTKTQVAIKIIDKTRLDPSNLEKIYREVQIMKLLNHPHIIKLYQVMETKDMLYIVTEFAKNGEMFDHLTSNGHLSESEARKKFWQILSAVEYCHSHHIVHRDLKTENLLLDANMNIKLADFGFGNFYKSGEPLSTWCGSPPYAAPEVFEGKEYEGPHLDIWSLGVVLYVLVCGSLPFDGPNLPTLRQRVLEGRFRIPYFMSEDCETLIRRMLVVDPTKRITISQIKQHKWMQADPSLQQQQSLSFSMQNYNSNLGDYNEQVLGIMQTLGIDRQRTVESLQNSSYNHFAAIYYLLLERLKEYRSSQLSSRSASGRQQRPRSSEISNGEMPQDSLTSETLRSSLLYQQPQSLIQPSLQAEMDCDMNNPLQPVFFPVDPNFNGLFRNRSISPNSLLETTISEEVRQEKELEDEIKAYDHPIRIPSNTSRRHTLAEVTTHFYQHAPPCIVISSSASPTEGTSSDSCLTSSSNDSSVALSSCLAGQVMTGSPAAARMTSAFLASQSDAPVLQAQGCMGGASLLPVSFQEGRRASDTSLTQGLKAFRQQLRKNARAKGFLGLNKIKGFARQVCQSSSSRAARSAMSPFQHTQPSTCLYSSSGSSREGRSLLEEVLQQQRMLQLQHHQLLQPACPQTPQTPATSGLPSSDSAGTCKTSNSLLLSELQRENSFELAFGGNSQLLQPHFFGVSVSPVSSAAHLLDTHLYISSSASPAGATFSQQQSFSAQSPSYEAVTLQHGDCEMEDLTSNQLGKFVLVK from the exons ATGGTGATCATGTCGGAGTACGCCGCCCTGCCCGCCGCCAAGCCAGCCCAGCAGCGGCCGCTGCGAGTCGGCTTCTACGACATCGAGAGGACGCTGGGGAAAGGCAACTTCGCCGTGGTGAAGCTGGCCCGGCACAGGGTGACCAAGACGCAG gttgcaataaaaataatagacaaAACAAGGTTAGACCCAAGCAATCTGGAGAAGATTTATAGAGAAGTTCAGATAATGAAGCTTTTGAATCATCCCCACATTATCAAGCTATACCAG GTTATGGAGACAAAGGATATGCTTTACATTGTAACCGAGTTTGCAAAGAATGGAGAAATGTTTG ATCATCTGACCTCCAACGGGCACTTGAGTGAAAGTGAAGCACGGAAGAAGTTCTGGCAGATTCTTTCGGCGGTGGAATATTGTCACAGCCACCACATCGTGCACAGAGATCTCAAAACAGAGAACCTCCTGCTAGATGCTAACATGAATATCAAGTTAGCAG ACTTCGGCTTCGGAAACTTCTACAAGTCAGGAGAACCCCTCTCCACTTGGTGTGGAAGCCCGCCCTATGCAGCTCCAGAAGTGTTTGAAGGCAAGGAATATGAAGGCCCTCACCTTGATATATGG AGCCTTGGGGTGGTGCTGTACGTCCTTGTCTGTGGTTCTCTGCCTTTTGATGGACCCAACTTACCAACTCTGAGGCAAAGAGTGCTGGAGGGGCGGTTCCGCATCCCGTACTTCATGTCCGAAG ACTGTGAAACGCTAATCCGACGGATGTTGGTCGTGGACCCAACAAAACGAATAACTATTTCCCAAATAAAGCAGCACAAGTGGATGCAAGCTGACCCGtctcttcagcagcagcagtctctGTCCTTCTCCATGCAAAACTACAACTCCAACCTGGGTGACTACAATGAACAGGTCCTCGGGATCATGCAGACACTTGGCATCGACAGGCAGAGAACTGTGGAG TCTCTACAAAACAGCAGCTACAACCACTTTGCTGCAATTTATTACCTGCTCTTGGAGCGCCTCAAGGAGTATCGAAGCAGCCAGCTGTCGAGTCGTTCAGCGAGTGGCCGTCAGCAAAGGCCGAGGAGCTCCGAGATCAGCAATGGCGAG ATGCCTCAGGACAGTCTCACTAGTGAAACCCTGCGATCATCTCTGCTTTACCAGCAACCTCAGAGCCTGATTCAGCCATCCTTGCAGGCAGAAATGGACTGTGACATGAACAATCCATTACAG CCTGTGTTCTTTCCTGTGGATCCCAACTTCAATGGGCTTTTTCGGAACCGCTCCATCTCCCCCAACAGCCTGCTGGAGACCACCATTAGCGAGGAAGTAAGGCAAGAGAAGGAGCTGGAAGACGAAATTAAGGCGTATGACCACCCCATCCGCATCCCCAGCAACACCAGCCGGAGGCACACGCTGGCTGAAGTCACCACTCATTTCTATCAGCATGCCCCTCCAT gTATAGTCATTTCCTCCTCAGCGAGCCCCACGGAGGGAACGAGTTCAGACAGCTGCCTTACTTCATCTTCAAATGACAGCTCCGTGGCCCTGAGCAGCTGCTTGGCAGGTCAAGTAATGACGGGGAGCCCGGCCGCAGCCAGGATGACATCAGCCTTCCTTGCTTCCCAGTCTGACGCCCCGGTGTTACAGGCCCAGGGCTGCATGGGAGGTGCTTCCCTCCTGCCCGTCAGCTTCCAAGAAGGAAGGCGAGCATCTGATACCTCATTAACTCAAG GCTTGAAGGCTTTTAGGCAGCAGCTGCGGAAGAACGCTCGAGCCAAAGGGTTTCTCGGCTTGAATAAAATCAAAGGCTTTGCTCGGCAGGTGTGTCAGTCCTCCTCATCTCGGGCAGCAAGGAGTGCCATGAGCCCTTTCCAGCACACGCAGCCAAGCACCTGCCTGTACAGCAGCAGCgggagcagcagagagggaagaagCCTCCTGGAAGAGGTGCtacagcagcagag AATGCTCCAGCTTCAGCATCACCAGCTACTCCAGCCAGCTTGTCCCCAGACGCCTCAGACGCCTGCGACCAGCGGCCTCCCCTCCTCGGATAGCGCAGGTACCTGCAAAACATCCAATTCTCTTCTCTTGTCCGAGCTACAAAGAGAGAACTCCTTTGAGCTGGCCTTCGGTGGCAACAGCCAGCTGCTCCAACCTCACTTCTTCGGTGTCAGCGTGTCGCCGGTGTCCTCAGCAGCTCACCTCCTAGACACTCACCTCTACATCAGCAGCAGCGCCTCTCCCGCTGGCGCCAccttctcccagcagcagagTTTCTCCGCGCAGTCTCCGAGCTACGAGGCCGTCACTTTGCAGCACGGGGACTGTGAGATGGAGGACCTGACTTCCAACCAGCTAGGGAAGTTCGTCCTGGTCAAGTGA